The bacterium genome includes a window with the following:
- a CDS encoding histidinol phosphate phosphatase yields MNAKDLQTRLDAALEACWRAGKITLEYYQAHPLTEIKSDGSPVTIADKRAEQEIRGWLTKYFPQDAIVGEEEGAGPKSEAGTWYIDPIDGTRSFVCGVPFYGVLLAYEIHQEVALGVINFPALEEMVWALRGHGCFWNGRRAHVSTITELPEATLLATDFFAMDRLGHTAAREHLCANTKLQRTWGDAYGHFLVATGRAEIMLDARMSVWDCGPLLPIIEEAGGRFTDWQGQATIHGDNAFSTNGHLHQAVRQILAGEAGDHPAVT; encoded by the coding sequence ATGAATGCCAAAGACCTGCAAACCCGCCTCGATGCCGCGCTGGAAGCCTGCTGGCGTGCCGGTAAAATCACGCTGGAATATTATCAGGCCCATCCCCTCACCGAAATCAAATCCGACGGCTCGCCGGTTACCATTGCCGACAAGCGCGCCGAACAGGAAATTCGTGGCTGGCTGACAAAGTATTTCCCACAAGACGCCATCGTCGGTGAGGAGGAGGGCGCGGGGCCCAAGTCCGAGGCCGGCACCTGGTACATCGATCCCATTGACGGCACGCGCAGCTTCGTGTGCGGCGTACCGTTTTACGGCGTCCTGCTGGCCTATGAAATCCATCAGGAAGTGGCACTCGGCGTCATCAATTTCCCCGCCCTGGAAGAAATGGTGTGGGCTTTGCGCGGCCACGGATGCTTTTGGAACGGCCGGCGCGCGCACGTCTCCACGATCACAGAATTGCCCGAGGCCACCTTGCTCGCCACTGATTTCTTTGCCATGGACCGGCTGGGGCACACCGCGGCGCGGGAACATTTGTGCGCCAATACCAAGCTGCAACGCACCTGGGGCGATGCCTATGGCCATTTTCTCGTCGCCACCGGCCGCGCCGAAATCATGCTCGATGCGCGCATGTCGGTGTGGGATTGCGGCCCGCTGCTGCCGATCATTGAAGAAGCCGGCGGCCGTTTCACCGACTGGCAGGGGCAGGCCACCATTCACGGCGACAACGCGTTTTCAACGAACGGCCATCTGCATCAGGCGGTGCGGCAGATTCTGGCCGGTGAGGCGGGTGACCATCCGGCCGTGACTTGA
- a CDS encoding NHL repeat-containing protein: MPVRFLILFLLLQILAAGAAAQPVWHARFAGSLLGDTLNTRPLAQPAALALDPDGNLYIADTGNHRVLKCDPQGRLLREVGGFGFDQEQFDRPVDVWAGNGLDVIVADYNNHRLQRFDRDLNFIASYSSAEAQEQSLQFGYPAAVALSPQGELFVADHEFKRLLRFDVFGKPKASFGDFNWGEGGLLRPAKILISGAGEIFVSDSVRHAIMTYDAFGNFVGALGAGLLDRPCGLAEWRGLIWVADRGHQRIAGFRRSGELVFEFGRPDSAAPSLRAPVALALRSASPPGGSPNASGRAFVLDAGHNAVLVYELTQNSN, translated from the coding sequence GTGCCTGTGCGATTTTTGATTCTCTTCCTGCTGCTGCAGATCCTTGCCGCCGGCGCCGCCGCCCAGCCGGTGTGGCACGCGCGCTTCGCCGGCAGTTTGCTCGGCGATACGCTGAACACTCGGCCGCTTGCCCAGCCCGCCGCGCTGGCGCTCGACCCCGACGGCAACCTCTATATCGCGGATACCGGCAATCATCGCGTGCTCAAATGCGATCCGCAAGGCCGGCTGCTGCGGGAAGTGGGTGGCTTCGGCTTCGATCAGGAACAGTTCGACCGGCCGGTCGATGTTTGGGCAGGCAATGGACTGGATGTCATCGTGGCCGATTACAACAATCACCGCCTGCAGCGCTTTGACCGGGACTTGAATTTCATTGCCTCTTATTCCAGTGCAGAAGCGCAGGAGCAGAGCTTGCAGTTCGGCTATCCCGCCGCGGTTGCCCTCTCTCCGCAGGGCGAGCTGTTCGTGGCGGATCATGAATTCAAGCGGCTGCTGCGTTTCGATGTTTTCGGCAAGCCCAAAGCCAGCTTCGGTGATTTCAACTGGGGCGAGGGCGGCCTGCTCCGGCCCGCAAAAATCCTGATCTCCGGCGCGGGCGAAATCTTCGTGAGCGATTCCGTGCGCCACGCCATCATGACTTATGACGCCTTCGGCAATTTTGTGGGCGCGCTCGGCGCGGGCTTGCTCGACCGGCCCTGCGGCTTGGCGGAGTGGCGCGGCCTCATTTGGGTCGCGGATCGCGGCCACCAGCGCATTGCCGGCTTCCGCCGCAGCGGCGAACTGGTTTTCGAATTCGGCCGGCCCGACTCGGCAGCGCCAAGCCTGCGCGCGCCGGTTGCGCTTGCGCTGCGGTCAGCGAGTCCGCCCGGCGGTTCGCCAAATGCCTCCGGCCGCGCCTTTGTGCTGGACGCCGGCCACAATGCTGTGCTCGTTTATGAATTGACCCAAAATTCAAATTGA
- a CDS encoding FecR domain-containing protein yields MRFAHLRLNHRINKSVILPALLCLALLPGFLRSPSPPQHAAKQVIARRGDTISFLALRYYGFFDDSLQAVLAAANPAKDLHHLQPGDTLSFPARGAGQPLPEALKSVAASAVLTFTEGEVSYRRPQQNPAFVAARPNLVLRSGDEIKTGKNGRAELVLDNRSVLRLDANSHLRIEDLRRAGGYQAKFEFAAGSLWTRISKLFQQKPQIDVEFPTAIAGVQGTTYRSLVAPDSSTTVRVYDGAVEVRNSPTAGRSGPPQRIGPPQQVPGPAQVSLETWIKLVRAHQEIHIAKSGKPSDPRAFRDQGAELDWVRWNQQRDRELDAEL; encoded by the coding sequence ATGCGGTTTGCCCATCTTCGATTGAACCACCGGATCAACAAAAGTGTCATACTGCCGGCGCTCTTGTGCCTGGCACTGCTGCCCGGCTTCCTGCGATCGCCGTCCCCGCCGCAACATGCCGCGAAGCAAGTCATCGCGCGGCGCGGCGACACCATCAGCTTTCTGGCGCTGCGTTACTACGGCTTCTTCGACGATTCTCTCCAAGCCGTGCTGGCTGCCGCCAATCCTGCCAAAGATCTGCATCACTTGCAGCCGGGCGATACGTTGAGTTTTCCCGCACGCGGCGCGGGTCAACCGCTTCCCGAGGCGCTGAAGAGCGTGGCGGCCAGCGCGGTGTTGACATTCACGGAGGGTGAAGTGAGTTACCGCCGGCCGCAGCAAAATCCCGCGTTTGTCGCGGCGCGGCCGAATCTGGTTTTGCGCAGCGGCGATGAAATCAAAACCGGCAAGAACGGCCGCGCGGAATTGGTGCTGGACAACCGCAGCGTGTTGCGCCTCGATGCCAATTCCCATTTGCGCATCGAAGATTTGCGGCGCGCCGGCGGCTATCAAGCCAAATTCGAGTTCGCCGCAGGCTCGTTGTGGACGCGCATTTCGAAACTTTTTCAACAAAAGCCGCAGATTGACGTCGAGTTTCCCACGGCGATTGCCGGCGTGCAGGGCACCACGTATCGCTCGTTGGTCGCGCCGGACAGTTCCACCACCGTGCGCGTGTATGACGGCGCCGTGGAAGTCCGCAACAGCCCGACGGCCGGCCGCAGCGGGCCACCGCAACGCATTGGCCCGCCGCAACAGGTGCCGGGCCCGGCGCAAGTTTCGCTCGAAACCTGGATCAAACTCGTGCGCGCCCATCAAGAAATCCACATTGCCAAAAGCGGCAAGCCCTCGGATCCGCGCGCGTTTCGCGATCAAGGCGCGGAGCTGGACTGGGTGCGCTGGAATCAACAGCGCGACCGTGAGCTTGATGCCGAACTGTGA
- the lptG gene encoding LPS export ABC transporter permease LptG, producing MRLLDRYLLRKFLFILAFSLVAVISIFIIIDLVERLSDYIDRQVPVMVIFSYYFYYTPYIIVLMVPIAMLLASMFSVGQLSKHNELTAMKASGLSIHRILLPLFGLGLLVSLLMLVFAETVMPEANQRRAELKSQYIDRLPRNLPTRHSNLYLQERLPENNVRRNGEFPEMPRSRRVFIGYYNAADSSANKISIQEYDGVFIVRRIDATAMRWRGGHWVAFKGYERSFEGESETATPFDTLQLPQLSFTPEVLTKVQKDPQEMSYRELEHFIAEVANNGGDPEHWLVDLYLKISFPFTSLIIILFGAPLAAGRVRSGGAVGVALTLVITFLYFGMVKTGQSLGQNGTIPPLLGAWLGNGMFLLGGIFVLWRAKT from the coding sequence ATGCGCCTGCTCGACCGCTACCTGCTCCGCAAATTTCTGTTCATCCTCGCCTTCTCGCTGGTGGCGGTGATCAGCATCTTCATCATTATCGATCTGGTCGAACGCCTCTCCGATTACATCGACCGGCAGGTGCCGGTGATGGTGATCTTCAGCTATTATTTCTACTACACGCCTTACATCATCGTTTTGATGGTGCCCATCGCCATGCTGCTCGCTTCGATGTTCAGCGTCGGGCAGCTCAGCAAGCACAACGAGCTCACCGCGATGAAGGCCTCGGGGCTTTCGATTCATCGCATTCTGCTGCCGCTCTTCGGCCTGGGCCTGCTGGTGAGCCTGTTGATGCTGGTGTTTGCCGAAACCGTAATGCCGGAAGCCAACCAGCGCCGCGCCGAGCTGAAGAGCCAGTACATCGACCGCCTGCCGCGCAATCTCCCCACCCGCCACTCGAATCTCTATTTGCAGGAACGCCTGCCGGAAAACAATGTGCGCCGGAACGGTGAGTTTCCGGAAATGCCGCGCAGCCGGCGCGTGTTCATCGGCTACTACAATGCCGCCGACAGCAGCGCCAACAAGATCAGCATCCAGGAGTATGACGGCGTTTTCATCGTGCGCCGCATCGACGCCACGGCCATGCGCTGGCGCGGCGGCCATTGGGTGGCGTTCAAAGGCTACGAGCGCTCGTTCGAGGGGGAAAGTGAAACCGCCACTCCCTTCGACACGCTGCAATTGCCGCAGCTCTCGTTCACGCCCGAAGTCTTGACCAAGGTGCAGAAAGACCCGCAGGAAATGTCCTATCGCGAGTTGGAGCATTTCATTGCCGAAGTGGCAAACAACGGCGGCGATCCGGAACACTGGCTGGTGGATCTCTATCTCAAGATTTCCTTTCCGTTCACCAGCCTCATCATCATTCTGTTCGGCGCGCCGCTGGCTGCCGGCCGGGTGCGCTCGGGTGGCGCGGTGGGTGTGGCGCTCACCCTGGTGATCACTTTTCTTTATTTCGGCATGGTCAAGACCGGGCAATCGCTCGGCCAGAACGGCACGATTCCGCCGCTGCTCGGCGCCTGGCTGGGGAATGGGATGTTCTTGTTGGGAGGAATCTTTGTGTTGTGGCGGGCAAAGACGTGA
- a CDS encoding NAD+ synthase: MIQHLRIGLAQINPTVGALRRNLELILKYLEAARRQGVQLVLFPELAVTGYPPEDLILRDDFVRANLAALEQIAHASRGLVAIVGFAEPLAHRIHNAAAVCADGRLLTTYHKICLPNYGVFDERRYFEAGTRPLVVQWNKLRIGINICEDIWTSAPIAEFEASAGGAHLLVNLSASPYHFRKGFEREHLVATLARRSQAFFAYVNMVGGQDELVFDGQAFLFDPEGRLLLRSEQFEDRLIVTEAAIDTGLPRPALGLAGRYELAEAVIPMPLLPPSGSPPAPIVARVRAEADEIFAALVLGTRDYVRKNGFQKVVLGLSGGIDSAVTAVIAVAALGAENVAGVLLPSSFTAAASNEDALVLARNLGIATLTLPIRGLMAAYDETLATAFHGRPPDVTEENIQARIRGNLLMALSNKFNWLVLTTSNKSETAVGYSTLYGDMAGGFAVIKDVPKSKIYALAGWINQHGFPQPVIPLRTLERPPTAELRPNQTDQDSLPPYDLLDRIIEEYVEDDRSVPEMIERGLPEKIVKEVVKLIDRAEYKRQQAAPGIKISTKNFGKDRRMPITNGFRPDEPL, translated from the coding sequence ATGATCCAGCATCTTCGCATTGGCCTCGCCCAAATCAACCCGACCGTCGGCGCTCTGCGCCGCAACCTCGAGCTGATCCTGAAATATCTGGAGGCGGCGCGCCGCCAGGGCGTGCAGCTCGTGCTCTTTCCCGAACTGGCCGTCACCGGCTATCCGCCTGAAGACCTGATCTTGCGCGACGACTTCGTGCGCGCCAATCTGGCTGCCCTCGAGCAAATCGCACACGCCAGCCGGGGCCTGGTGGCCATCGTCGGCTTTGCCGAGCCCCTGGCGCACAGAATCCACAATGCCGCCGCGGTTTGCGCCGACGGCCGGCTGCTCACCACCTATCACAAAATCTGCCTGCCCAATTACGGCGTGTTTGACGAGCGCCGTTATTTCGAAGCGGGCACGCGGCCGCTGGTGGTGCAGTGGAACAAGCTGCGCATCGGCATCAACATTTGTGAAGATATCTGGACCTCGGCGCCGATTGCCGAGTTTGAAGCCTCGGCCGGCGGCGCCCACCTGCTCGTCAATCTCTCCGCCTCTCCTTATCACTTTCGCAAAGGCTTCGAACGCGAGCATTTGGTGGCGACACTGGCGCGGCGCTCACAAGCCTTTTTTGCCTATGTCAACATGGTCGGCGGCCAGGATGAACTGGTGTTCGACGGCCAAGCCTTCCTGTTTGATCCCGAGGGCCGGCTGCTGTTGCGCAGCGAACAATTCGAAGATCGATTGATCGTCACCGAGGCGGCCATCGATACCGGTCTTCCCCGGCCGGCGCTGGGGCTGGCAGGCCGGTACGAGTTGGCCGAGGCGGTGATTCCCATGCCGCTCTTGCCCCCGTCCGGCTCGCCGCCGGCGCCCATCGTCGCGCGCGTGCGCGCGGAGGCCGATGAAATCTTCGCCGCGCTGGTGTTGGGCACGCGCGACTACGTGCGCAAGAACGGCTTCCAGAAAGTCGTGCTCGGCTTGAGCGGCGGCATCGATTCGGCGGTGACCGCTGTGATCGCCGTGGCCGCGCTGGGCGCGGAGAATGTCGCGGGCGTTTTGCTGCCCAGCTCGTTCACTGCCGCGGCCAGCAATGAAGATGCGCTGGTTTTGGCGCGCAACCTCGGCATTGCAACCCTCACCCTTCCCATCCGCGGCTTGATGGCGGCCTATGACGAAACCCTGGCAACTGCCTTTCACGGCCGGCCGCCGGATGTCACCGAGGAAAACATTCAGGCGCGCATTCGCGGCAACCTGCTGATGGCGCTCTCCAACAAGTTCAACTGGCTGGTGCTCACCACCAGCAACAAGAGTGAAACCGCGGTCGGCTACAGCACGCTCTATGGCGATATGGCGGGCGGCTTTGCCGTCATCAAAGACGTGCCCAAGAGCAAGATCTACGCCCTGGCCGGCTGGATCAACCAGCATGGCTTTCCTCAGCCCGTGATCCCGCTGCGCACCCTCGAGCGGCCGCCGACCGCAGAGCTGCGTCCCAATCAAACCGATCAGGACTCCCTGCCGCCGTACGATTTGCTCGATCGCATCATCGAGGAATATGTCGAAGATGATCGCAGCGTGCCGGAAATGATCGAGCGCGGCCTGCCCGAGAAAATCGTGAAGGAAGTCGTCAAGCTCATCGATCGCGCCGAATACAAGCGCCAGCAAGCGGCGCCCGGCATCAAGATCAGCACCAAGAATTTCGGTAAAGACCGCCGCATGCCCATCACCAACGGCTTCAGACCCGACGAGCCGCTTTGA
- a CDS encoding LptF/LptG family permease: protein MPRFILARYILREHVGPFFFAFSLITLLFLLNLLFRELSRILSKGLPWHVVLEFFLLNLAWIVALAVPMAVLTATLMAFGRLAADNEITAMEASGISIYRIIAPAFVAAAGLAVFMVWFNNNVLPDFNHRTRLLGSDIARKRPSISIEPGVWYDGIPNYGLLVQDLEDSTGLTRARNLLINDYSSAEMSRTISAKRGLIELSASQGALVLTLFDGEMQEIDLKKSEEFRRIAFPKHVIKIPVDDMFLSRSESEYRGDREKSANHMRTEVRQNREEIASSREQINAVLARGLPVSLRRLLNIPADSSAANEARENIAGLPDSGPGRRQTSPPAAPFFRNEMPPASPSAKTTRVDLLNSQRHLQTQINRQLMSIQQNQRRIKSLSVEIQKKYSIPVACLVFVMIGAPLGTMARRGGMATAGGLSLLFFLIYWTFLVGGEDLAKRQIISPFVAMWSANLFVGAWGLFLLLRSAAVRASTDLSWVTKIMPRRAATPNNNSAT from the coding sequence ATGCCCAGATTCATTCTTGCACGCTACATTCTGCGCGAACACGTCGGCCCGTTCTTCTTTGCCTTTTCGCTCATCACCCTGCTGTTCCTGCTCAATTTGCTCTTCCGCGAGCTCAGCCGCATTTTGAGCAAGGGCCTGCCCTGGCACGTGGTGCTGGAGTTCTTCCTGTTGAATCTGGCCTGGATCGTCGCGCTCGCCGTGCCGATGGCCGTGCTCACCGCCACGCTGATGGCCTTTGGCCGCCTAGCCGCCGACAATGAAATCACCGCCATGGAAGCGAGCGGCATCAGCATCTATCGCATCATCGCGCCGGCCTTCGTGGCCGCTGCCGGGCTGGCGGTGTTCATGGTCTGGTTCAACAACAACGTGCTGCCGGATTTCAACCATCGCACGCGCCTGCTCGGCAGCGATATCGCGCGCAAACGGCCCAGCATCAGCATCGAGCCGGGCGTGTGGTACGACGGCATCCCCAACTACGGCCTGCTGGTGCAAGACCTGGAAGACAGCACCGGCCTGACGCGCGCCCGCAACCTGCTCATCAATGACTACAGCAGCGCGGAAATGAGCCGCACCATTTCCGCCAAACGCGGCTTGATCGAACTCAGTGCCAGCCAGGGCGCGCTGGTGCTGACGTTGTTCGACGGCGAAATGCAGGAGATCGATCTCAAAAAATCCGAGGAATTCCGCCGCATCGCCTTTCCCAAACACGTCATCAAAATCCCTGTGGATGACATGTTCCTCAGCCGCAGCGAATCGGAATATCGCGGCGACCGGGAAAAAAGCGCGAATCACATGCGCACCGAAGTGCGGCAAAATCGCGAAGAGATCGCGAGCAGCCGTGAACAAATAAACGCCGTTTTGGCCAGAGGTCTGCCGGTTTCTTTGCGGCGATTGTTGAATATACCTGCCGATTCCAGCGCTGCGAACGAAGCGCGCGAAAATATTGCAGGTTTGCCTGACAGCGGCCCCGGCCGGCGGCAGACCAGCCCGCCAGCCGCGCCCTTTTTCCGCAACGAAATGCCGCCGGCCAGCCCTTCGGCCAAAACCACCCGGGTCGATCTCTTGAACAGCCAGCGCCATCTGCAAACCCAGATCAACCGCCAACTCATGTCGATCCAACAAAACCAGCGGCGCATCAAATCCCTGAGCGTTGAGATTCAAAAGAAATACTCGATCCCCGTGGCCTGTCTGGTGTTCGTGATGATCGGCGCGCCGCTCGGTACCATGGCGCGGCGCGGCGGCATGGCCACTGCCGGCGGCTTGAGCCTGCTCTTTTTTTTGATCTACTGGACGTTCCTGGTGGGCGGCGAAGACTTGGCCAAGCGCCAGATCATCTCGCCGTTCGTGGCCATGTGGTCGGCGAATCTCTTCGTCGGTGCCTGGGGCTTGTTTCTGCTCCTGCGCTCCGCGGCGGTGCGCGCCTCCACGGACCTGTCCTGGGTGACAAAGATCATGCCGCGCCGTGCCGCGACGCCAAACAATAATTCTGCTACCTGA
- a CDS encoding serine/threonine-protein kinase — MMTKPSLRSHLPRMVAGALLFVTVLLHVRLLPLSNVLEWFERQNLDLCFRLRGSLPTDSSLVLVTIDDASLQRVGAWPWPRRTLAGLLQKLLAAQPRLVVLDIILPARPEEVAGTAELAQVIRDSRAQGGAGVILPYYFSRISLQPLPPVEPPPPPVAASAFILFDAPPQEVAALPLLHAAGLNHASLDLLSASLPGGHINLISTEEMGDPVVRWEAQIVRHGEFYLPALPLQIAAQATQLTRGQIRLKAGEGIQLGERFIHTDRAGWSLINYYGPAGAFRQISAVELLEGPVSALAGKIVVVGVTAAGTQDFLASPFASRLPGVEKLATSTANILRQEPLQRPDYLKAVEILLMLGAGTVAFGLCRRWPRALGVVLLLGLALLLWLVGFAAFAAGRMWLHGIGLMLAPVLAGGSALLFAEKKSLTATPPSARRAATATEVITDGSGLRRLGRFEITAEAGAGAMGKIYAAIDPTLGRKVAIKILHPTHGLSAAAQERLRERFLREARAAGALNHPNIVTIHQADEAAGRFFIVMEFLEGEPLDEVIEQQAPLPLPRLHHLATQVASGLDYAHSRGVVHRDIKPSNLMILAGDTVKILDFGIAHLAQSTLTQEGAVLGTPCYMSPEQLRGEKIDGRADVFSLAAVVYEMATRQRPFAGENVAAISTQILAGRLTRPTALNRRLPPALDEVLLQALHPERERRYATAGEFAAAMQRLL, encoded by the coding sequence ATGATGACCAAACCTTCGCTTCGCTCACACCTTCCCCGCATGGTGGCCGGTGCGCTGCTGTTCGTCACCGTTCTGCTGCACGTGCGCCTATTGCCGTTGTCAAATGTGCTGGAATGGTTCGAACGCCAGAATCTCGATCTCTGCTTTCGCTTGCGCGGCAGTCTGCCCACTGATTCGAGTTTGGTGCTCGTGACCATCGATGATGCCAGCCTCCAGCGCGTGGGCGCGTGGCCCTGGCCGCGGCGCACGCTCGCCGGGCTGCTGCAAAAGCTGCTGGCCGCGCAGCCGCGGCTGGTGGTGTTGGATATCATCCTGCCGGCGCGGCCGGAGGAGGTTGCAGGCACTGCCGAATTGGCGCAGGTGATACGCGACAGCCGCGCGCAAGGCGGTGCCGGTGTAATTTTGCCTTACTACTTTTCTCGGATCAGCTTGCAGCCGTTGCCGCCGGTCGAGCCGCCGCCTCCGCCGGTGGCAGCCAGCGCCTTCATCCTATTCGATGCGCCGCCGCAAGAGGTGGCGGCACTGCCGCTGTTGCATGCCGCCGGCCTCAATCACGCTTCGCTGGATTTGCTTTCTGCGAGTTTGCCGGGCGGGCACATCAATCTCATCAGCACGGAGGAGATGGGTGATCCGGTCGTGCGCTGGGAGGCGCAGATCGTCCGGCACGGTGAGTTCTACTTGCCGGCCCTGCCGCTGCAGATTGCGGCCCAGGCAACGCAGCTCACCCGCGGACAGATTCGCTTGAAAGCCGGGGAGGGCATTCAGCTCGGCGAGCGGTTTATTCACACGGATCGCGCGGGCTGGAGTCTCATCAACTACTATGGTCCGGCGGGTGCGTTTCGCCAGATTTCCGCAGTGGAGCTTTTGGAGGGCCCAGTGTCTGCGCTCGCGGGCAAAATCGTGGTGGTGGGGGTGACCGCGGCGGGCACCCAGGATTTTCTGGCGTCACCCTTTGCCAGCCGGCTGCCGGGCGTGGAGAAACTCGCCACCTCCACCGCCAATATTTTGCGGCAAGAGCCGCTGCAGCGGCCGGATTACTTGAAGGCGGTGGAAATCCTGCTCATGCTCGGCGCCGGCACAGTGGCCTTTGGGCTTTGCCGGCGTTGGCCGCGGGCCTTGGGCGTGGTTTTGCTGTTGGGGTTGGCGTTGCTGCTGTGGCTGGTTGGCTTTGCCGCGTTTGCGGCAGGCCGAATGTGGCTGCACGGCATTGGCCTCATGCTGGCGCCGGTGCTGGCCGGAGGCAGCGCATTGCTGTTTGCGGAAAAGAAGAGCTTGACCGCAACACCTCCTTCCGCGCGCCGCGCAGCAACGGCGACCGAGGTGATTACCGATGGCAGCGGTTTGCGCCGCCTCGGCCGTTTCGAGATTACGGCCGAAGCCGGCGCGGGCGCGATGGGGAAAATCTATGCGGCGATCGATCCCACCCTCGGCCGCAAAGTCGCGATCAAGATTCTCCACCCGACGCACGGCCTCTCGGCGGCCGCGCAGGAGCGGTTGCGCGAGCGCTTTTTGCGCGAGGCGCGCGCCGCCGGTGCGTTGAATCATCCCAACATCGTTACCATCCATCAAGCGGATGAAGCGGCCGGCCGTTTTTTCATTGTGATGGAATTTTTGGAGGGCGAACCGCTCGACGAGGTGATCGAGCAGCAGGCGCCTTTGCCGCTGCCCCGGCTGCATCACCTGGCCACGCAGGTCGCCAGCGGCTTGGACTATGCCCACAGCCGCGGCGTGGTGCATCGCGACATCAAACCTTCGAATTTGATGATACTGGCCGGCGATACGGTGAAGATTCTGGATTTTGGCATCGCGCATCTGGCTCAGTCGACGCTGACGCAAGAGGGTGCGGTGTTGGGCACGCCCTGCTACATGTCGCCCGAGCAATTGCGGGGGGAGAAGATCGACGGCCGCGCCGATGTGTTTTCGCTGGCCGCAGTCGTTTATGAGATGGCAACCCGGCAGCGGCCGTTTGCCGGAGAGAATGTTGCTGCGATTTCCACCCAAATTCTTGCCGGCCGGCTGACCCGGCCGACGGCGCTCAACCGGCGGCTGCCGCCCGCCCTCGATGAAGTTCTGTTGCAGGCACTGCATCCCGAACGCGAGCGGCGTTACGCCACTGCCGGTGAGTTTGCTGCGGCCATGCAGCGCTTGCTGTGA
- a CDS encoding HU family DNA-binding protein gives MTKGQLIKHFAEKFEMTRAQSMEWFQELARLAAKEAKKGFTIPDIGKLVVVKRKARMGRNPQTGEAIKIPAKTVLKFRIAKAAKDAALKN, from the coding sequence ATGACCAAAGGACAATTGATCAAGCATTTCGCCGAGAAGTTCGAAATGACGCGCGCGCAATCCATGGAGTGGTTTCAGGAGCTTGCCCGCCTGGCGGCCAAGGAAGCCAAGAAGGGCTTCACCATCCCCGACATCGGCAAGCTCGTGGTGGTAAAGCGCAAAGCGCGCATGGGACGCAACCCGCAGACCGGCGAAGCGATCAAGATTCCCGCCAAGACCGTGCTCAAGTTCCGCATCGCCAAAGCGGCCAAAGACGCGGCGCTCAAGAACTGA
- a CDS encoding FHA domain-containing protein — protein MASLFITKDDVLLFQARLRNAEVTIGRTEGNVIRLGDLSVSRCHARLHREASGNYLLEDNNSTNGVMVNGQKLTLPARLQDGDEIKIGAYVLRFAEESATTTDHLRALFAPSTHKVGRRPEATASGALVSEAEQLVFTIAQDRIVLGNRGEVDIRLEGEEPLRASLFRRGDRFFLCSETGAPCVRVNGLLTMNAQVRYNDVIEIGGRQFVLRAV, from the coding sequence ATGGCTTCGCTCTTTATCACCAAAGACGACGTGCTGCTCTTCCAAGCCCGGCTGCGGAACGCCGAGGTGACCATCGGCCGCACCGAGGGCAATGTCATTCGCCTGGGCGATCTTTCGGTCTCGCGCTGCCACGCACGGCTGCACCGCGAAGCGTCCGGCAATTATCTGCTCGAAGACAACAACAGCACCAACGGCGTCATGGTCAACGGCCAGAAGCTGACGCTGCCGGCGCGGTTGCAGGACGGCGACGAGATCAAGATCGGTGCTTACGTGCTGCGTTTCGCCGAGGAATCCGCCACCACCACCGATCACCTGCGGGCGTTGTTTGCGCCGTCGACGCACAAAGTCGGCCGCAGGCCCGAGGCCACGGCCAGCGGCGCGCTGGTGAGTGAGGCGGAGCAGTTGGTTTTCACCATCGCGCAGGACCGGATCGTGCTCGGCAATCGCGGGGAGGTCGACATTCGGCTGGAGGGCGAGGAGCCGCTGCGTGCCTCTTTGTTCCGTCGCGGCGATCGTTTCTTCCTCTGCAGCGAAACCGGCGCGCCGTGCGTGCGCGTCAACGGCCTGCTCACGATGAATGCGCAGGTGCGCTACAACGACGTCATCGAAATCGGCGGCCGGCAGTTTGTGCTGCGCGCCGTGTGA